A stretch of the Teredinibacter haidensis genome encodes the following:
- a CDS encoding LacI family DNA-binding transcriptional regulator, which translates to MVTIKDVARVAGVSTATVSRVVHDGGQVGDACRARVKKVIKQLGYRPNTNARALVSKTSDTIGVVTPRLSMTFFGCLAAGVEKTAREKNLKLLMSNSLYETKTELEAIESLREHSCKAIILHSEYSDEKTLSLLADDIPGLVIINRFVPSLANRCVWLDNEAGSREMTNYLISRGHRQIAAISSVYQNNDPRLRLMGVTDAMRANGLSLEPSYVEESTANMRGGEEAVKALLARGCKFTALVCYNDLMAVGAMNALQDAGIRVPEDVSVVGFDNLYVASACRPTLTTMHYPVEEMGSYAAELAIDLSSGENKLTTRTHLFMPTLKERNSVADCP; encoded by the coding sequence ATGGTAACCATAAAAGATGTTGCGCGGGTAGCGGGTGTGTCGACTGCCACGGTTTCAAGGGTAGTACACGATGGTGGGCAGGTCGGAGACGCCTGTCGAGCACGCGTTAAAAAAGTGATAAAGCAGTTGGGTTATCGCCCCAACACTAATGCCCGTGCGCTAGTGAGTAAAACCAGTGACACCATTGGCGTTGTGACCCCGCGATTATCTATGACTTTTTTTGGTTGCCTAGCTGCTGGTGTAGAAAAAACAGCGAGAGAGAAAAACCTTAAGCTCTTAATGAGCAACTCCCTGTACGAGACCAAAACAGAATTGGAAGCCATTGAATCTCTACGTGAGCACAGCTGTAAAGCCATTATTTTACACAGCGAATATTCCGATGAGAAAACACTTTCCCTGTTGGCAGATGATATTCCGGGTTTGGTGATTATTAATCGTTTTGTCCCCAGCTTGGCAAACCGCTGCGTATGGCTCGATAACGAAGCGGGTTCACGGGAAATGACTAACTACCTAATTAGCCGTGGGCATCGCCAAATAGCGGCCATTAGCAGTGTGTACCAAAACAACGACCCCAGGTTGCGCCTAATGGGAGTGACCGATGCAATGAGGGCAAACGGCCTGAGTCTTGAGCCTTCTTACGTCGAAGAATCTACCGCGAATATGCGTGGAGGTGAAGAGGCCGTTAAAGCGCTTTTGGCTCGCGGCTGTAAATTCACAGCTCTGGTTTGTTATAACGACTTGATGGCTGTTGGCGCCATGAATGCGCTTCAGGATGCGGGTATTCGTGTACCGGAAGATGTGTCGGTGGTCGGTTTTGATAATCTCTACGTTGCCAGCGCGTGCCGTCCAACGCTGACGACTATGCACTATCCTGTCGAGGAAATGGGCAGCTATGCGGCGGAGCTGGCAATCGACCTAAGCTCGGGTGAAAACAAGCTTACTACACGCACACACTTGTTTATGCCGACATTAAAAGAGCGGAATTCTGTTGCAGATTGTCCATAG